One genomic segment of bacterium includes these proteins:
- a CDS encoding (4Fe-4S)-binding protein — MSGRKKTYSNNDITVIWKPDVCIHSTKCWKASLKIFNPKRRPWIDMSGGSTEEIIKIVDNCPSGALAYERNNKMSEQKAQPAQSQQSQTTVQVSKGGPYLVKGKFVFVGTDGKEETKEGSIALCRCGGSNNKPFCDGTHRKIGFDQG, encoded by the coding sequence ATGTCAGGGCGAAAAAAAACATACTCAAATAACGACATAACAGTCATCTGGAAACCGGATGTTTGTATCCATTCAACCAAATGCTGGAAAGCATCGTTAAAAATTTTTAATCCAAAGAGAAGGCCGTGGATTGATATGTCTGGCGGTTCAACAGAAGAAATAATAAAAATAGTTGATAACTGTCCTTCGGGAGCGTTAGCATATGAAAGGAATAATAAAATGAGCGAACAAAAGGCACAACCTGCTCAATCTCAGCAATCACAAACTACCGTCCAGGTAAGTAAAGGCGGACCATATCTCGTTAAAGGAAAATTCGTTTTTGTAGGAACAGATGGAAAAGAAGAAACAAAAGAAGGTTCAATTGCACTCTGCCGTTGTGGTGGTTCAAACAACAAACCTTTCTGTGACGGCACACATCGTAAAATTGGTTTTGATCAAGGTTGA
- a CDS encoding BamA/TamA family outer membrane protein, with protein MILLNKNIFLFFLIGTSFLYAQKIDKIEINKNEIFSDTEILSWAGLNEGQNYFPPIIDTSLSRISTGLISNGYFNFSFDGSNSEFSDDSQKVILTFNVIEGQPTFIKEIEISSSDTIDINEFESSLEFLRGEIFNQFEIEASVSNLLTDFENRGFPFAAVKIQSVYFYDDSISNEHYADLFITLEEGRKSKIDKIEVTGNTSTKDYVIIRELRIDTGEEYSQQKIENLPRRLNKLRYFDPVPTPQFYIDSQNNGVLQINVKERNTNNFDGIIGYVPPATNDEKGYVTGLVNVTLRNIFGTGRAAAIRWQKPTRSNQELELKYLEPWLFSFPFNLNAELFQRIQDSTYVQRRIGGALEFLATEDISASAFISTEEIIPTERQVPVFTVYNSSSLTTGLGLRIDFRNDPIATTSGFLFETSYSFSNKDINGPAEYITPQTETNINLQRITIGFGAFYEIFSRNVLAFNVSGKELNGPFFEQSDLWRFGGTRTVRGYREEQFLASRIAWSNLEYRLMLTPRSYTFLFLDAGYYFLDADPERGIAQQEDYIFGYGLGITIETAIGLLGVSFALAEGETFSEGKIHFGIINEF; from the coding sequence ATGATACTCCTCAATAAAAATATTTTTTTATTTTTTTTAATTGGTACTTCTTTTCTGTATGCTCAAAAGATTGATAAAATAGAAATCAACAAGAATGAAATTTTCAGCGATACAGAAATTCTAAGCTGGGCAGGACTGAACGAAGGTCAAAATTATTTTCCCCCAATTATAGACACATCTCTCTCTCGTATTTCTACCGGACTTATATCAAATGGCTATTTTAATTTTTCTTTCGATGGATCGAATTCTGAGTTTTCAGATGATTCACAAAAAGTAATTTTGACATTCAATGTAATTGAAGGTCAGCCTACTTTTATTAAAGAAATAGAAATCAGCTCAAGTGATACAATAGATATTAATGAATTCGAATCGTCGCTGGAATTTTTGCGGGGAGAGATATTCAATCAATTTGAAATTGAAGCGAGCGTAAGTAATCTTCTTACAGATTTTGAGAACCGTGGATTTCCTTTTGCCGCAGTCAAAATTCAATCTGTTTATTTCTACGATGATTCCATCAGCAATGAACATTATGCTGATCTTTTTATTACTCTTGAAGAAGGAAGAAAAAGCAAAATTGACAAAATTGAAGTGACAGGAAATACGTCGACTAAGGATTATGTGATTATTCGTGAACTTAGGATTGATACTGGTGAGGAATATTCGCAGCAGAAAATTGAGAACTTGCCGAGACGTTTGAATAAGCTTCGTTACTTTGATCCGGTTCCAACACCACAATTTTACATTGACTCGCAGAATAATGGTGTTCTTCAGATTAATGTGAAGGAAAGAAATACAAATAACTTTGATGGAATTATCGGCTATGTTCCACCTGCAACAAATGATGAAAAAGGTTATGTTACCGGTTTGGTAAACGTAACTCTCAGAAATATTTTTGGGACAGGAAGAGCCGCAGCAATCAGATGGCAGAAACCCACACGCTCAAATCAGGAATTGGAACTTAAATATTTGGAGCCGTGGCTATTCAGTTTTCCATTCAATCTGAACGCTGAACTATTCCAGCGAATTCAGGATTCCACTTATGTGCAAAGAAGGATTGGTGGAGCACTTGAATTTCTTGCCACTGAAGATATTTCAGCGTCTGCTTTTATCTCAACCGAAGAAATTATTCCAACAGAACGACAGGTTCCTGTATTTACTGTTTATAATTCTTCTTCGTTGACAACAGGACTTGGACTTCGGATTGATTTCAGGAATGATCCTATTGCCACAACGAGCGGATTTCTTTTTGAAACGAGCTACTCTTTCAGCAATAAGGATATTAATGGTCCTGCAGAATATATCACTCCACAAACAGAGACAAATATTAATTTGCAGAGGATCACAATCGGATTCGGAGCTTTCTATGAAATCTTCTCCCGAAATGTTTTGGCATTTAATGTTAGCGGAAAGGAACTTAACGGTCCTTTTTTTGAGCAAAGTGATCTCTGGAGATTCGGAGGAACAAGAACAGTCCGTGGTTACAGGGAAGAGCAATTTTTGGCATCACGAATTGCGTGGTCAAATCTTGAATACAGATTGATGCTGACACCAAGATCGTACACTTTTCTTTTTCTTGATGCTGGTTATTATTTTCTGGATGCAGATCCGGAGCGGGGAATTGCGCAGCAGGAAGATTATATTTTTGGATATGGTCTTGGAATTACTATTGAAACTGCAATCGGGTTGCTCGGTGTCAGCTTTGCTCTTGCTGAAGGTGAAACATTCAGCGAAGGCAAAATACATTTTGGAATTATTAATGAGTTTTGA